In Caldalkalibacillus thermarum, the following proteins share a genomic window:
- the secA gene encoding preprotein translocase subunit SecA — protein sequence MLGWLKKWFGDPTEKELKQMYKIVEHINSLEPEMERLSDNELQQKTQHFKERLARGETLDDLLPEAYAVCREASKRVLNMRHFDVQLLGGIVLHKGEIAEMKTGEGKTLVATLPIYLNALTGKGVHLVTVNEYLAKRDSEQMGKLYNFLGLTVGLNISGMSQQEKKEAYAADVTYGTNNEFGFDYLRDNMVLYKEQMVQRPLNFAIVDEVDSILIDEARTPLIISGQAQRSTQYYQAADRFVASLVKDRDYTVDEKARNVMLTEEGVAKAERFFGIDNLYDHANVLINHHITQALKARVIMRRDVDYVVQNGEVVIVDEFTGRLMHGRRYSDGLHQAIEAKEGLQIHQESMTLATITFQNYFRMYKKLAGMTGTAKTEEEEFRKIYGLDVYVIPTNKPMIRKDLPDMVYKTEAAKFRAVVKEIVERHKKGQPVLVGTVSIEKSELLSAMLKKEGIPHQVLNAKHHEREAEIIAQAGQRGAVTIATNMAGRGTDIVLGEGVAELGGLHIIGTERHESRRIDNQLRGRAGRQGDPGSSQFFISLEDELMRRFGGENIMGMMERLGMDEDQPIESRMITRAIEKAQERVEGHNFDIRKWLLQYDDVINQQREIIYKQRREVLERDSLRDVVEGMLKSVVERIVNLHTPDSEVPEDWDYQAIIDYANATFFHEGTVTVGEIKMKPREEIIDLFMHKIKAIYDQREQEVGPELMREFEKVVVLRAVDTKWMDHIDAMDQLRQGIHLRAYGQTDPLRAYQMEGFEMFQNMIEAIEEEVATYILKAHITPNVERQAVAQGESVRPTPVQPGARPAAQAPGGEKPKPQPVRVGKKIGRNELCPCGSGKKYKRCCGQTS from the coding sequence AGAAGTGGTTTGGAGATCCCACCGAAAAAGAGCTAAAACAAATGTACAAAATTGTGGAACATATTAACAGTCTTGAACCGGAGATGGAACGCCTATCTGATAATGAGCTGCAGCAAAAAACACAGCACTTTAAAGAGCGGCTGGCCAGGGGTGAAACGCTGGATGACCTGTTGCCCGAGGCCTATGCCGTTTGCCGGGAAGCATCCAAACGGGTGCTCAATATGCGCCATTTTGATGTGCAGCTGTTGGGCGGCATTGTGCTGCATAAAGGGGAAATCGCGGAGATGAAGACTGGGGAAGGGAAAACCTTGGTGGCAACCCTCCCCATTTATTTAAATGCTTTGACCGGCAAGGGGGTCCATCTGGTCACCGTCAACGAATACCTGGCCAAACGGGACAGTGAGCAGATGGGCAAGCTGTATAACTTTTTAGGGCTTACGGTGGGGCTGAATATCAGCGGGATGTCCCAGCAAGAGAAAAAGGAAGCCTATGCCGCTGATGTGACCTATGGCACCAACAATGAGTTTGGTTTTGACTACTTGCGGGACAACATGGTGCTGTATAAGGAGCAGATGGTGCAGCGGCCCCTCAATTTTGCCATTGTGGACGAGGTGGACAGCATCCTCATTGACGAGGCCCGCACCCCGCTGATCATCTCCGGACAGGCCCAGCGTTCCACCCAGTATTACCAGGCGGCGGACCGCTTTGTGGCCAGCCTGGTCAAAGACAGGGACTACACGGTGGACGAGAAGGCCCGCAACGTGATGCTGACCGAAGAAGGGGTGGCCAAAGCGGAGCGCTTTTTTGGCATTGACAACCTCTATGATCATGCCAATGTGCTCATTAACCATCACATCACCCAGGCCCTCAAAGCCCGGGTGATCATGCGCCGGGATGTGGATTATGTGGTCCAAAACGGCGAAGTGGTGATTGTCGATGAGTTTACCGGCCGCCTGATGCACGGCCGCCGCTACAGTGACGGGCTGCACCAGGCCATTGAGGCCAAGGAAGGGCTGCAGATCCATCAGGAAAGCATGACCTTGGCCACGATCACCTTCCAGAACTACTTCCGCATGTATAAAAAACTGGCCGGCATGACGGGGACGGCCAAAACAGAGGAAGAAGAGTTTCGCAAAATCTATGGCCTGGACGTGTATGTCATTCCCACCAACAAACCCATGATCCGTAAAGACTTGCCCGACATGGTTTATAAAACGGAAGCGGCCAAGTTCCGGGCCGTGGTCAAAGAGATCGTCGAACGGCACAAAAAAGGGCAGCCGGTCCTGGTCGGCACGGTCTCCATTGAAAAATCGGAGCTGCTGTCGGCCATGCTCAAAAAAGAAGGCATTCCCCACCAGGTGCTCAATGCCAAACACCATGAGCGGGAAGCGGAGATTATTGCCCAAGCCGGCCAGCGGGGCGCGGTCACCATCGCCACCAACATGGCCGGACGGGGAACTGATATTGTGTTAGGGGAAGGCGTGGCCGAACTGGGCGGGCTGCATATTATCGGCACGGAGCGGCATGAGTCCCGCCGCATTGACAACCAGCTCCGCGGACGGGCCGGGCGCCAGGGAGATCCCGGTTCCAGCCAGTTTTTTATCTCGCTGGAGGACGAGCTGATGCGCCGCTTTGGCGGGGAGAATATCATGGGCATGATGGAGCGCCTCGGCATGGATGAGGACCAGCCCATTGAGAGCCGGATGATCACCCGGGCCATTGAAAAAGCCCAGGAGCGGGTGGAAGGGCATAACTTTGACATCCGCAAGTGGCTGCTGCAGTACGATGATGTGATTAACCAGCAGCGGGAAATTATTTACAAACAGCGCCGGGAAGTGCTGGAACGGGACAGCCTGCGCGATGTGGTGGAAGGCATGCTCAAAAGTGTGGTGGAACGCATTGTCAACCTGCACACCCCGGACAGCGAAGTGCCTGAAGACTGGGATTACCAGGCCATTATTGACTATGCCAACGCCACCTTCTTCCATGAGGGCACCGTCACCGTCGGTGAGATTAAAATGAAGCCCCGGGAGGAGATCATTGACCTGTTCATGCACAAGATCAAGGCCATTTATGACCAGCGGGAGCAGGAAGTGGGCCCGGAACTGATGCGGGAATTTGAAAAAGTGGTGGTCTTGCGGGCAGTGGATACCAAGTGGATGGACCACATCGATGCCATGGACCAGCTGCGGCAGGGCATCCATTTGCGCGCCTATGGCCAGACTGACCCGCTCAGGGCCTATCAGATGGAAGGCTTTGAAATGTTCCAAAACATGATTGAAGCCATTGAGGAAGAAGTGGCCACCTATATTCTTAAAGCCCACATCACGCCCAATGTGGAGCGTCAGGCTGTGGCCCAGGGTGAATCGGTCCGGCCCACTCCTGTCCAGCCTGGAGCCCGCCCGGCAGCCCAGGCTCCCGGCGGGGAGAAACCTAAGCCGCAACCGGTCCGCGTGGGCAAGAAAATTGGCCGCAATGAACTGTGTCCGTGCGGCAGCGGCAAAAAATATAAACGCTGTTGTGGACAAACCTCGTGA
- the prfB gene encoding peptide chain release factor 2 (programmed frameshift) encodes MSVNELRQELTALAQRLSNIRGSLDLPKKEARIQELEQVMSAPDFWNDQNKAQAIISEANALKQQVEQMNKLHSQFEEIEVMLELAEEEDDESLVQEAGQAVRKLKDEASQFELELLLNEPYDKNNAILELHPGAGGTESQDWASMLLRMYTRWAESKGFKVETLDYLPGDEAGVKSVTLLIKGHNAYGYLKAEKGIHRLVRISPFDASGRRHTSFVSCNVMPEMDDNVEIEIRQEDLKIDTYRSSGAGGQHVNTTDSAVRITHLPTGIVVTCQSERSQIKNREKAMKILKARLYEKHIEEQQKKLAELKGEQKEIGWGNQIRSYVFHPYSMVKDHRTNVETGNVQAVMDGEIDLFIDAYLRSKLSDKAQ; translated from the exons ATGTCTGTGAATGAACTGCGGCAAGAATTAACGGCGTTAGCGCAGCGCCTGAGTAACATAAGGGGGTCTCTT GACTTACCTAAAAAAGAGGCCCGCATTCAGGAACTTGAACAGGTGATGAGTGCGCCTGATTTCTGGAATGACCAAAACAAGGCCCAAGCCATCATCAGCGAAGCCAACGCCCTTAAACAGCAAGTGGAGCAGATGAACAAGCTCCACAGCCAGTTTGAGGAGATTGAAGTGATGCTGGAGTTGGCTGAAGAAGAAGATGACGAGTCCCTCGTCCAGGAAGCAGGGCAGGCTGTGCGCAAACTCAAGGACGAAGCCAGCCAATTTGAATTGGAACTCTTGCTGAACGAACCTTATGATAAAAACAACGCCATCCTGGAGCTTCATCCCGGCGCCGGCGGAACAGAGTCCCAGGATTGGGCATCCATGTTGCTCAGAATGTACACCCGTTGGGCAGAATCCAAAGGGTTTAAGGTCGAAACGCTGGATTATCTGCCCGGGGATGAAGCAGGGGTGAAAAGTGTCACCCTGCTGATCAAGGGGCATAATGCTTACGGCTATTTAAAGGCGGAAAAAGGCATCCACAGGCTGGTGCGCATCAGTCCCTTTGATGCCTCGGGCCGCCGCCATACTTCCTTTGTGTCCTGTAATGTGATGCCGGAAATGGATGACAACGTGGAAATCGAGATCCGCCAGGAAGACTTGAAAATTGATACCTACCGCTCCAGCGGGGCAGGAGGACAGCACGTCAACACCACCGATTCTGCCGTGCGCATCACCCATTTGCCCACGGGCATCGTGGTGACCTGCCAGTCGGAACGTTCCCAAATTAAAAACCGGGAAAAAGCCATGAAAATCTTGAAGGCCCGTCTGTACGAAAAACACATTGAAGAACAGCAAAAAAAGCTCGCTGAATTGAAAGGGGAACAGAAGGAGATCGGCTGGGGCAACCAGATTCGATCCTATGTCTTCCATCCCTACAGCATGGTCAAGGATCATCGCACCAATGTGGAGACGGGCAATGTGCAAGCGGTGATGGATGGCGAAATTGATCTGTTTATCGATGCTTACCTCAGATCCAAACTCTCTGATAAGGCACAGTAA
- a CDS encoding YitT family protein, with product MYLFAGATLVALAFNLFLYPNRIASGGVVGISTILGYLTDIEPGYIQWGINIPLFVAGVAILGKQFGLKTLVGTVCLPLAVVLTSQLSPVTDNPFLAALFGGVGVGAGLGLVFRGRASTGGVDLAAQIVHKFTGLRLGLGILIIDGLIVISSAVVFNIELALYALIALFITSKTIDVVQMGMGYAKVAFIISNQQEELRRAILHDLDRGVTRLTATGGYTDRPREMLMCVVNQMEVTKLKELVRRIDPSAFVVVTDANEVLGEGFKVE from the coding sequence ATGTATCTCTTTGCCGGGGCTACATTGGTGGCGTTAGCCTTTAATCTGTTTTTGTATCCCAACCGGATTGCCTCTGGCGGCGTGGTTGGGATCAGCACTATACTGGGTTATCTCACGGACATTGAACCAGGCTACATCCAGTGGGGAATTAACATCCCCCTCTTTGTGGCTGGTGTGGCCATCCTGGGCAAACAGTTCGGCTTAAAAACGTTAGTGGGCACCGTCTGCTTGCCCCTGGCTGTTGTCTTGACCTCTCAGCTCAGCCCCGTCACTGACAACCCCTTTTTAGCCGCGTTATTTGGAGGCGTCGGGGTGGGCGCCGGTCTGGGGCTGGTGTTCAGAGGCAGGGCCTCCACCGGAGGGGTGGATTTGGCCGCTCAAATTGTGCACAAGTTTACCGGACTCCGCTTAGGGCTGGGCATTTTGATCATTGATGGCCTGATTGTGATTTCATCGGCTGTTGTGTTTAACATTGAACTGGCCCTGTATGCCCTGATTGCCTTGTTCATTACCAGCAAGACCATTGATGTGGTCCAGATGGGCATGGGTTATGCCAAAGTGGCCTTTATTATCTCCAACCAGCAGGAGGAACTGCGCCGCGCGATTTTGCACGATTTGGACCGGGGCGTGACCCGTTTGACGGCCACCGGCGGTTACACTGACAGGCCACGGGAGATGCTGATGTGTGTGGTGAACCAAATGGAAGTGACCAAATTGAAAGAACTGGTGCGGCGCATCGATCCGTCTGCCTTTGTGGTGGTCACTGACGCCAATGAAGTATTGGGAGAAGGATTTAAGGTTGAATAA
- a CDS encoding AMP-binding protein — protein MTEVTLPKLLKQKAETMGEAVALREKEFGIWQEFTWREYYDNVKAFSYGLLELGFQRGDRLAIIGDNRPEWLFGALAAQSLGGISVGIYQDSLPKELVYFLNHSEVKIVIAEDQEQVDKLLETKEEIPQVEYIIYYDPKGLRMYQNERLLSFKDVQDLGEKYRQRPDALVFEAEVEKGRGDDIAIFCYTSGTTGHPKAAMLSHHNLINMGVSLMKMDPMEPGDEFLSFLPLAWIGEQMMSLSSALHIGFTVNFPEETNTVQENLREIGPHTMFSPPRIWEDMVSKVQVRIQDAGWLKRKLYQLAMKTGYRRADALINKKPIGWDLKLSYLFWDWLIFSAIRDHLGLLRLTYLRQKSPTSKRSESGR, from the coding sequence ATGACAGAAGTGACCTTGCCTAAGCTGCTTAAGCAGAAAGCAGAAACGATGGGTGAGGCCGTAGCGCTAAGGGAAAAAGAATTTGGGATTTGGCAGGAGTTCACCTGGAGGGAATATTACGACAATGTGAAAGCGTTCTCTTACGGTTTGTTAGAATTGGGGTTTCAGCGGGGAGACCGCCTGGCAATTATTGGGGATAACCGTCCCGAATGGCTGTTTGGGGCTTTGGCGGCCCAGAGCTTGGGCGGGATCTCGGTCGGGATTTATCAGGATTCGCTGCCCAAGGAGCTGGTCTATTTTCTGAATCACAGTGAAGTGAAGATTGTGATCGCCGAAGACCAGGAACAAGTGGATAAATTGCTGGAAACCAAAGAGGAGATCCCTCAGGTGGAATATATCATTTATTACGATCCCAAAGGTTTACGCATGTATCAGAATGAGCGCTTACTCAGTTTTAAGGACGTGCAGGACCTGGGGGAAAAATACAGGCAGCGGCCGGATGCCCTGGTTTTTGAAGCCGAAGTGGAGAAAGGCCGAGGCGATGATATTGCCATCTTCTGCTACACCTCCGGGACCACCGGCCACCCCAAAGCAGCGATGCTGTCCCATCATAATCTGATCAACATGGGTGTAAGCTTGATGAAGATGGACCCCATGGAGCCGGGGGACGAATTCCTCTCTTTCTTGCCTTTGGCCTGGATCGGGGAGCAGATGATGAGTCTTTCCTCAGCACTGCATATTGGTTTTACCGTCAATTTTCCCGAGGAGACCAATACCGTACAGGAAAATCTGCGGGAAATCGGCCCCCATACCATGTTTTCCCCGCCGCGCATCTGGGAGGACATGGTGTCCAAAGTGCAGGTGCGGATTCAGGATGCAGGGTGGCTGAAACGGAAATTGTATCAGCTGGCCATGAAAACGGGCTACAGGCGGGCCGATGCGTTGATCAACAAGAAACCCATTGGTTGGGACCTGAAACTGAGCTATCTGTTTTGGGACTGGCTGATTTTCAGCGCCATCCGCGACCATTTAGGCCTGTTGCGTTTAACTTACCTCCGACAGAAGTCTCCCACTTCTAAGCGAAGCGAAAGTGGGAGATGA
- a CDS encoding AMP-binding protein, producing MSQRAYTGGAALGPDVTRFFHAIGVNLKQIYGQTEVAGIAIVHQDGDIKYETVGVPIPGTEVKISEKGEILIKSPSVFKGYYKNEQATRETITDGWLHTGDAGELDEDGHLIVIDRLKDVIRLDNGDMYSPQFIENKLKFSPYIKEAMAVGTGRPFVAAILNIDMENVGQWAENQQIAYTTYTDLSQKPEVLELIRKEVERINKDLPETARVERFVLLYKELDADDEELTRTRKIRRQFVAQKYADVIEGLYSGQGTIDVKGTIRYRDGKEATIQTQLTVVATTQRDEEVA from the coding sequence ATGTCACAAAGGGCCTACACGGGAGGAGCGGCATTGGGGCCTGATGTGACCCGGTTTTTCCACGCTATTGGCGTGAATCTGAAACAGATCTACGGCCAGACAGAGGTGGCCGGCATCGCCATTGTCCATCAGGACGGGGATATTAAATATGAAACTGTCGGAGTGCCCATTCCTGGCACAGAGGTTAAGATTTCTGAAAAAGGCGAAATTTTAATTAAGAGTCCCAGTGTGTTCAAGGGGTACTACAAAAACGAACAGGCGACCCGGGAAACCATCACCGATGGCTGGCTGCACACCGGAGATGCGGGAGAGCTGGATGAAGACGGCCACTTGATCGTCATCGACCGCCTGAAAGATGTGATCCGTCTGGATAACGGCGACATGTACAGCCCGCAATTTATAGAGAACAAGCTGAAATTCAGCCCATATATTAAGGAAGCAATGGCGGTGGGTACCGGCCGGCCGTTTGTTGCTGCCATCCTCAACATTGATATGGAAAATGTGGGGCAGTGGGCGGAAAACCAGCAGATCGCCTACACCACCTACACCGACCTGTCCCAAAAGCCGGAGGTGCTGGAATTAATCCGCAAGGAAGTGGAGCGGATTAACAAGGATTTGCCTGAAACGGCCCGTGTGGAACGCTTTGTGCTCTTGTATAAGGAGCTGGATGCTGATGATGAGGAACTGACCCGGACCCGCAAGATCAGGCGCCAATTTGTGGCGCAGAAGTATGCGGATGTGATCGAAGGACTTTATTCCGGCCAAGGGACGATCGATGTCAAGGGCACCATCCGTTACCGGGATGGCAAAGAGGCAACGATTCAGACCCAGTTGACGGTTGTGGCAACAACCCAGAGAGACGAGGAGGTGGCTTGA
- a CDS encoding ABC transporter permease subunit, protein MDFFLQILVSGFVVGGIYALVALGFVLIYKSSDAINFAQGEFLLVGAYVSLTLIATYQIPLVPALILTLIFSAVLGLIIERLVLRPDRIYFRRGVYHVAAGGAPGGDCLDIPLGAGPG, encoded by the coding sequence ATGGACTTTTTCCTGCAAATACTGGTCAGCGGTTTTGTGGTGGGCGGCATTTACGCACTGGTAGCCCTTGGCTTTGTGCTGATTTATAAATCGTCGGACGCCATCAATTTTGCCCAAGGGGAGTTTTTGCTGGTGGGGGCTTATGTCAGCCTGACCTTGATTGCCACCTACCAAATTCCCCTGGTTCCGGCCTTGATTTTGACCTTAATCTTTAGTGCGGTGCTGGGCTTGATAATTGAACGCTTAGTCTTGCGTCCTGATCGGATCTATTTTCGGCGCGGTGTTTATCACGTTGCTGCCGGTGGTGCTCCGGGAGGGGATTGTCTTGATATCCCCTTGGGTGCCGGGCCTGGCTGA
- a CDS encoding ABC transporter substrate-binding protein, with protein sequence MTKKMKRSVFKQFKQWMTLGMIVLAAVLLLAACGGQETTGSDSGGSDGGSGEVVRIGGIFDITGATGDVGEPYAQGAKAYFEYVNEQGGLDGKEVKLYDIDYAYEVPQAIGGCPDVA encoded by the coding sequence ATGACCAAAAAAATGAAGAGATCGGTATTTAAGCAATTTAAGCAGTGGATGACCTTGGGCATGATCGTCTTGGCTGCGGTGCTGCTCTTGGCAGCCTGCGGTGGACAGGAGACCACAGGCAGCGATAGCGGTGGTTCTGACGGCGGCAGCGGAGAAGTGGTGCGCATCGGGGGCATCTTTGACATTACAGGGGCCACAGGCGATGTGGGTGAACCTTATGCCCAAGGCGCCAAAGCCTACTTTGAGTATGTGAACGAACAGGGAGGTCTGGATGGCAAAGAAGTGAAGCTGTATGATATCGACTATGCCTATGAAGTTCCGCAAGCCATTGGTGGCTGTCCTGATGTGGCGTGA
- a CDS encoding phenylacetate--CoA ligase family protein, which yields MWREILGQVRHHQGWQNYYRSQGIDLAGIETEKAFKRLPVLKKSDLPRLQKEQPPFAGLAEERRVARIFVSPGPIYDPQGLAGDYWQFAPLFTKIGVGEGDIVQNTFSYHLSPAGFMFDSAARAVGAKVVPAGTGNTALQVEIMRDLQVTAYAGTPGFLLRLLKAAEEKGLWPGRELALSKAIFTAEKVTEEMDRFFQERGIKYIDAYGTADLGCVAYRLPGEEGFTLLDDVYAQICDPDSGEEVRGDMAGELVISRASDVYPLVRFGTGDVSRWVEEGRSIAGVLSRVGDSYKVKGMFVYAHQLKEAVEQLPVEYYQAVITHEHGQDQLTIKVELAAGADGSPQQLEEWAKAIQEMIRVKPQLAVVEKGSISREEKQLVDARAQESKARS from the coding sequence ATGTGGCGTGAGATTTTGGGGCAGGTCAGACATCATCAGGGCTGGCAAAACTACTACCGCAGCCAGGGGATTGATTTGGCCGGGATTGAAACGGAAAAGGCATTCAAACGCCTGCCCGTTCTGAAGAAAAGTGATTTGCCCCGCCTGCAAAAAGAACAGCCTCCTTTTGCCGGGCTGGCTGAAGAGAGGCGCGTCGCCCGCATCTTTGTCTCCCCCGGGCCAATTTATGATCCGCAGGGGCTGGCCGGAGATTACTGGCAATTTGCTCCCCTGTTCACAAAGATCGGTGTAGGTGAGGGGGATATTGTGCAAAATACGTTCAGCTACCATCTCTCGCCTGCCGGCTTTATGTTTGATTCGGCCGCCCGGGCTGTGGGAGCCAAAGTGGTGCCGGCCGGAACGGGAAATACCGCGCTGCAAGTGGAGATTATGCGCGACTTGCAAGTGACGGCCTACGCTGGCACCCCCGGCTTTCTGCTGCGCCTGTTGAAGGCGGCAGAAGAAAAAGGGCTCTGGCCCGGCCGGGAGCTGGCCTTGAGCAAAGCGATTTTTACGGCAGAAAAAGTGACAGAAGAGATGGATCGCTTTTTCCAAGAACGAGGGATTAAATATATTGATGCTTATGGCACCGCTGATCTGGGGTGTGTGGCTTACCGTCTCCCAGGGGAGGAGGGCTTTACCCTCTTGGATGATGTGTACGCCCAGATCTGTGATCCTGACAGCGGGGAGGAGGTTAGAGGAGACATGGCTGGTGAGCTCGTCATCAGCCGTGCTTCAGATGTGTATCCCTTGGTTCGGTTCGGGACGGGGGACGTCTCGCGCTGGGTGGAAGAGGGCAGAAGCATTGCCGGCGTTTTGAGCCGGGTTGGTGACAGTTACAAGGTGAAAGGCATGTTTGTCTATGCCCATCAGTTGAAAGAGGCGGTGGAGCAGCTGCCGGTAGAGTATTATCAGGCGGTGATTACCCATGAGCATGGCCAGGATCAGCTGACGATCAAAGTGGAATTAGCCGCAGGGGCTGATGGGTCCCCTCAACAGCTGGAAGAATGGGCTAAAGCCATTCAGGAGATGATCCGGGTTAAACCCCAGCTTGCCGTTGTGGAGAAAGGCTCTATCTCCAGGGAAGAAAAGCAGCTGGTAGATGCCAGAGCACAGGAATCGAAGGCCAGATCGTAA
- a CDS encoding nucleotidyltransferase family protein, translated as MNGGNVASRDDILEQVYLIAKQHLNGLNVSLYLFGSWARGEERASSDIDIAVSYRDPLPAGTLAQLRLAFEESSIPYTVDLVDLTQTESEFREKVMKEGIKWSV; from the coding sequence ATGAATGGAGGGAATGTAGCTTCCAGGGATGACATTCTTGAGCAAGTTTATCTGATAGCCAAGCAGCATTTGAACGGTCTGAATGTTTCGCTTTATTTATTTGGTTCTTGGGCCAGAGGTGAAGAACGGGCAAGTTCAGATATTGACATTGCAGTGAGTTATCGTGATCCGTTGCCAGCGGGTACTTTGGCACAACTCAGGCTGGCTTTTGAAGAGTCGAGTATTCCTTATACAGTAGATTTAGTTGACTTAACTCAGACAGAATCTGAATTTAGGGAAAAAGTAATGAAAGAAGGGATAAAATGGAGCGTTTGA
- a CDS encoding HI0074 family nucleotidyltransferase substrate-binding subunit, translating to MERLRQRLDTAFKALQTLEEVIGIQNPSSIERDATIQRFEYTFEVVWKAAKEFLRDKEGIDAASPKGVIRKCREVGLLDEAETIQALEMADDRNLTSHTYNDRLAQEIYLRIRRHYPLMKKWLEQMMEKA from the coding sequence ATGGAGCGTTTGAGGCAGCGTTTGGATACAGCTTTTAAAGCTTTACAGACATTAGAAGAAGTGATTGGGATCCAAAATCCTTCATCCATAGAACGGGATGCTACCATCCAACGTTTTGAGTACACGTTTGAAGTAGTCTGGAAAGCAGCCAAAGAATTTTTGAGGGATAAAGAGGGTATAGATGCGGCTTCTCCAAAAGGGGTCATTCGCAAATGCCGGGAAGTGGGGTTATTAGATGAAGCGGAGACAATTCAAGCTTTAGAGATGGCCGATGACCGTAATTTAACTTCACACACCTATAATGACCGGTTGGCACAGGAGATTTATCTTCGTATTAGACGTCATTATCCCTTAATGAAAAAATGGTTAGAACAAATGATGGAAAAGGCCTAA
- the adhP gene encoding alcohol dehydrogenase AdhP gives MKAAVVHQFHQKLEIKDVPVPEIGYGEILVKIKACGVCHTDLHAAHGDWPIKPKLPLIPGHEGVGVVEAVGEGVTSIKAGDRVGIPWLYSACGECDYCLTGRETLCPHQLNAGYSVDGGYAEYCKAPAAYVAKIPDELSFEEAAPIFCAGVTSYKALKVSEAKPGDWVAVYGIGGLGHIALQYAKAMGFNVVAVDIQDEKLELAKKLGADLAINGKQADPAQEIHNKVGGVQAAVSVAVTGKAFEQAYRSVKRGGTLVVVGLPNAELPIPIFDTVLNGVTVRGSIVGTRKDLKEALEFAAQGKVKAIIETQPLEKINEVFDRMQNGQINGRVVLTLDS, from the coding sequence ATGAAAGCAGCCGTTGTGCATCAGTTTCATCAAAAATTAGAAATTAAGGATGTACCAGTTCCTGAAATCGGTTACGGGGAAATTCTGGTCAAAATCAAAGCCTGCGGCGTATGTCATACCGACCTTCACGCTGCTCATGGCGATTGGCCAATCAAGCCCAAACTGCCCTTGATTCCCGGCCATGAAGGTGTGGGTGTTGTTGAAGCCGTGGGAGAAGGGGTCACTTCCATCAAAGCAGGTGACCGTGTTGGCATTCCCTGGCTGTATTCGGCTTGCGGAGAGTGCGATTACTGTTTAACGGGAAGGGAAACCTTGTGCCCCCATCAACTCAACGCCGGTTATTCCGTCGATGGGGGCTACGCAGAGTACTGCAAGGCGCCTGCCGCCTATGTCGCCAAAATTCCAGACGAACTGAGCTTCGAAGAAGCTGCACCGATCTTTTGTGCCGGAGTGACATCCTATAAAGCACTGAAAGTGTCTGAAGCCAAGCCTGGAGATTGGGTGGCCGTCTACGGCATTGGTGGCTTGGGCCACATTGCCCTGCAGTACGCCAAGGCGATGGGATTCAATGTAGTCGCGGTCGATATCCAGGACGAGAAGCTGGAGCTGGCCAAAAAGCTGGGAGCCGATCTGGCCATTAACGGCAAACAGGCTGATCCGGCACAGGAAATCCACAACAAGGTCGGAGGAGTTCAGGCAGCGGTCAGTGTGGCGGTGACCGGAAAAGCCTTTGAACAAGCCTACCGCTCCGTCAAACGGGGTGGCACGCTCGTCGTGGTCGGCCTGCCTAACGCTGAATTGCCCATCCCCATTTTTGATACCGTTTTAAATGGTGTTACCGTCAGAGGATCGATTGTCGGTACCCGTAAAGACTTGAAGGAGGCCCTTGAGTTTGCGGCTCAAGGAAAAGTGAAAGCAATCATCGAAACCCAGCCTTTAGAAAAAATCAATGAAGTGTTTGACCGGATGCAGAATGGTCAAATCAACGGCCGCGTGGTATTAACACTGGATTCCTAG